TTTGCTGTTTCAAGATTGCCGATTCCCTCTCTGCAACTGCTAATAAATCTGTTTCTGATGATCTTCCAGTCTTCTTTGTAACAACCCATTCATAAGCACTTCCTAGTTGGAACAGTCCAGAGACCATGGCGTTGAATTTTGTCACAGACATGGTGTTCTCGAACAGCAGATAAGGTACTATAAAAGGAAATGATCTCAGAGCTGGTAGAATGTTCAAGAGTGACATGAAAACCGGAATGTAACAGATAACCCATATTGGCAACTCAGCCTCCGGTATGAACATTGTCAAAGGAAGAATAATGCAGAAGAGGGTGAAAGAATAAAATGGGAGAATCAGCTTTCTCagtagaaagaaaaggaatatgAGGTTGGTTTTCTTCCAGAATGATATCTGCAGGGAGAACATTTAACAGGTTATGACTCTGACAACATAGTACAAAAATGAATAGTCTAGCAGCCATCAGTGCGATCAGATGGGAGAAAGAACCTTAGAAGCGATGATATCAGGAAGACATAGCCGAAAAAGCTGCATGGGACCTGAATGCCAACGATGCTGCTGCTTGCGGTATGCTTCAAAAGATTCCGGAAGTTCACAGAGGACCTAACCAAATCATGAGCAAGATTCACCGttaaaaacacatagaagagaACACATAACAGCAGACAAAAGAATCAGCAGCAACAGCATGCATGCACAATTGCTTCAAGCACCTTAACGTCATTAAGAAAGATGAACTTCCATCCTTTCAGATGAGCACGAATAGCTATATCCATATCCTCCACAGTCGTACGCTCAAGCCAACCACCTGATTCCTCAAGAGCCTTGATACGCCACACACCAGCAGTCCCATTGAATCCAAAGAAGTTGAGGAAAACGCCATTCACTTGCTGCTCCACctcaaaatgaaaagagaggTTGATGTATTGAAGCCTGGTAAGCAGGTTTTCATCTTTGTTCACAAATGACCACCTAGCTTGAACAAGAGCCAGCTCAGGGTTGCCCTGTATAGAATCATAGACATTAGTCCTACACTGAAACATGTCTTCAGTTGCAGTTTGCTAATTCTAGAAGTCAAGCATACCTTGAAATGTGGTACAGTCTGTTTGAGAAAATCAGGATAGGGCTGGAAATCTGCGTCAAAAATTGCGACAAATTCGTAGTCCTTGACATAATCACAGGCCATTGCAGACTTGAGGTTGCCGGCTTTATAACCAGTCCGGATGAATCGATGGCGATACAGTATGTTCACTCCTTTCTTGCTCCACTTTGACACTTCGTTTTTTATTAGCAGCTGCACGCTTTCGTCATCTGAATCGTCTAAAATCTGTATTAGCAGTCTGTCTTTTGGCCAATCCAAATGACAAACAGCTGATATTGATTGCTCGTATACCTAAATACCAGAAACAACCACCAATGAAGAAATCAAGCAACCAATAGCTAAGAAGACTAAAGGAAAGACACATTTAATACTTTATTTTTAGTTCAACTTTTTCTTCCAAAGTTCCAACATATTTCCTTCAATCTTCACAGATAAACAAGACCTAGTGAACAGTGGATTGATTGTTCTGGGTGGTTGGTATCAGATTTTTTAGTCTTTTGGTTAACACAATGTACTTTTGATTGTGCTGATTTCACTAGGAGAACTCTTGATCAACACGGAGCAGAAAATTTTCCAAAGCTCCCAAGTATCGGGTTAGACCATTCAGACACAGCAATTCACAAGCACTTTATAATCTAGTAAGCACAGAAGGATTATTCTTGgtatgaatatgatgaagaacAACTAACCAAAACAACAGAACATAGTAAATTGACCCAGTTAATAGCACCCATCATGCTCTACCAACTAAGCAACCGAATTGGAAGTTTGAAAACCCAAATACGGTAAGTATGCAACAGGCTAAAAAAGTcgggaaaaagagaaaaccaacctCTCTCTCATTACACATTGGGATCTGAACAAGAACCATCGGAAAATTTGATACTTGAGCTTCAACATCTCCAGATCCAATTACGCCCTCTTCTTCAATCCTTGGTTTAATTTTCTTCAACTTGATCCAGAAGCAACCAAGACAGAGGACAAACCTATCCACAGACTGAATCATGAACAGAACTACGCAGAAATCTGAGAGTAACTTGATGGGTCTTGCGATGTAGTCTGCCCTGAAGGCCAACCACTGAAGATAAGCCCAATGCAAGAAACTTTCAATCTCAGAGGGCCTAATCACCCTCAGATTGTGCCCGTACCACCCTTTGAAGTGAGCAACCAACTCAAAGCCAAGAATCACCATTGCCGCTACCAAGAAGCCTCTAATGAACCTCAACAGCCTACCTCTGTAGCCGGGCCTCTCATCCCCACTAGAAAGCAGGCGCCTTTTTGCAGCTGAGAGCCTGCTGAAAGCAGCAGAAAAGACCCAACAGAGGACAGAAAATGCCATGTGGACCTTTAGCAAGAAAACCCATCTGAATTGCCTCATGTTCTTCGCTCTCTGCTTCTCCTTCTCAGAGGAGTTTGccgttggtggtggtggcggagtGATGTCTACCAAGGAGAAGTTGTTGGGGTTCTCCATTGTGACAACCAATGGGGTTCCTCCTCCCTTGCTGCTCTGCTTTCCGAACGCCGGAAAAAAGAAACTTGGGGGCATGTTGCCCTTCAGTTCTCTCCCACCTCACccgtcttctt
Above is a window of Nymphaea colorata isolate Beijing-Zhang1983 chromosome 8, ASM883128v2, whole genome shotgun sequence DNA encoding:
- the LOC116259350 gene encoding xyloglucan glycosyltransferase 4-like, with amino-acid sequence MPPSFFFPAFGKQSSKGGGTPLVVTMENPNNFSLVDITPPPPPTANSSEKEKQRAKNMRQFRWVFLLKVHMAFSVLCWVFSAAFSRLSAAKRRLLSSGDERPGYRGRLLRFIRGFLVAAMVILGFELVAHFKGWYGHNLRVIRPSEIESFLHWAYLQWLAFRADYIARPIKLLSDFCVVLFMIQSVDRFVLCLGCFWIKLKKIKPRIEEEGVIGSGDVEAQVSNFPMVLVQIPMCNEREVYEQSISAVCHLDWPKDRLLIQILDDSDDESVQLLIKNEVSKWSKKGVNILYRHRFIRTGYKAGNLKSAMACDYVKDYEFVAIFDADFQPYPDFLKQTVPHFKGNPELALVQARWSFVNKDENLLTRLQYINLSFHFEVEQQVNGVFLNFFGFNGTAGVWRIKALEESGGWLERTTVEDMDIAIRAHLKGWKFIFLNDVKVLCELPESFEAYRKQQHRWHSGPMQLFRLCLPDIIASKISFWKKTNLIFLFFLLRKLILPFYSFTLFCIILPLTMFIPEAELPIWVICYIPVFMSLLNILPALRSFPFIVPYLLFENTMSVTKFNAMVSGLFQLGSAYEWVVTKKTGRSSETDLLAVAERESAILKQQKLHRQASESGLDLLNKLKAQEGAPTKKKSNHIYHKELALAFLLLTAAARSLLSAQGIHFYFLLFQGVTFLVVGLDLIGEQIS